One part of the Vicia villosa cultivar HV-30 ecotype Madison, WI linkage group LG6, Vvil1.0, whole genome shotgun sequence genome encodes these proteins:
- the LOC131613400 gene encoding uncharacterized protein LOC131613400, whose product MESVELAKFYPHYSEATTEFSKCIKFENGLRSEIKKTVGYQKIRVFADLVNSIWIYEEDNNAHYKIFNERRGKHQQNHGKPYDAPAGKGKLKVADGKRASRGYAPASVTGHAISECKHKEMVCFNYSEEGHIGNQCQKSKQAQAGGKVFALAGTQKANEDRIIRGTCFINSTPLITIIDIGATDCFTSADCVEILGLMLSSMNREMVVDTPAKG is encoded by the exons ATGGAGTCTGTTGAGCTGGCCAAGTTTTATCCGCACTATAGCGAGGCGACtactgaattttcaaaatgcatcaagtttgagaatgggttgcgctCAGAGATCAAGAAAACAGTTGGATACCAGAAGATCCGtgtctttgctgatttggttAATAGTATCTGGATCTATGAggaggataataatgctcattaTAAGATTTTCAATGAGAGGAGAGGTAAGCACCAGCAGAATCATGGAAAGCCTTATGATGCTCCTGCTGGGAAAGGTAAACTGAAAGTTGCTGATGGTAAGAGAGCTAGTAGGGGATATGCTCCTGCTAGCGTG ACCGGGCATGCAATATCTGAGTGCAAGCATAAGGAGATGGTTTGTTTCAACTATAGTGAAGAGGGACACATTGGTAATCAGTGTCAAAAATCGAAGCAGGCACAAGCTGGTGGAAAGGTGTTCGCTTTGGCTGGGACTCAGAAAGCTAATGAAGACAGAATTATCagaggtacgtgtttcattaataGTACTCCTTTAATCACTATTATTGATATTGGTGCTACTGATTGCTTTACTAGTGCTGATTGTGTTGAAATATTGGGTCTTATGTTGTCTTCTATGAATAGAGAGATGGTCGTCGATACTCCAGCTAAGGG
- the LOC131613401 gene encoding uncharacterized protein LOC131613401: MVINRLNRRIVASVVGSIPESAIDCGGTQSFVSTECVYRLGLEVIPFPDPMIISSATDDTVEARLVCKDCSVSFNGRDYPNDLICLPLKRLDVILGMDWLSFNSVYIGCKEKAIFIPAEDTSSDDAITKLIEVLSKEPSVRVEFSEIPVVCEFPDVFPADITSLPPEREAEFSIDLVPGTAPVSITPYRMSPIELRTEEPIRRASW; encoded by the exons ATGGTGATCAATCGGCTCAACCGCCGCATTGTCGCAAGTGTGGTAGGAAGTATACCGGAGAGTGCAA ttgattgtggaggCACTCAATCTTTTGTCTCCACCGAGTGTGTTTACCGACTTGGTTTGGAGGTTATTCCATTTCCCGATCCCATGATTATTTCTTCGGCAACGGATGATACCGTGGAAGCTCGACTAGTTTGTAAAGACTGTTCGGTGTCTTTTAATGGTCGTGACTATCCAAATGATCTGATTTGCTTACCCCTCAAGAGGCTTGATGTTATTCTAGGGATGGATTGGTTGTCTTTTAACTCAGTGTACATTGGTTGCAAAgagaaggccatattcattcctgcaGAAGATACTTCTTCcgatgatgcaattaccaagttaATAGAAG ttctttctaaggaaccttcTGTGAGAGTTGAATTTTCGGAGATTCCGGTGGTGTGCGAATTTCCTGATGTATTTCCTGCGGATATCACTTCTCTCCCTCCAGAAAGGGAAGCAGAATTCTCAATTGATCTTGTTCCTGGAACGGccccagtttccatcactccatataggatgtctcctattgaactcagaACTGAAGAGCCAATTAGAAGAGCTTCTTGGTAA